A stretch of Fusarium poae strain DAOMC 252244 chromosome 2, whole genome shotgun sequence DNA encodes these proteins:
- a CDS encoding hypothetical protein (BUSCO:16864at5125) — MGNGQGKPVDLNGEVNLNHFRLLRVVGRGAFGKVRIVERKDTNLSFALKYIRKDEVVRSESVRNIIRERRMLEYVNHPFICNLRYSFQDIEYMYLVVDLMTGGDLRFHISRKTFTEEAVRFWIAELGCALRYVHSQNIIHRDIKPDNVLLDADGHVHLTDFNVASDVIPGRTLTSKSGTLAYLAPEVYAGKGYDVRADWWSLGVLFYECIYNKRPFEGGSEGSLSQQIQAASPKYPVTQPPVSLSCLYAIGSALDPNRDTRMGSTWESFIYNEFFKCLDFELLELKRIEPIFVPSSEKTNFDATYDLEELLLEEAPLEARARRQKPRERLKDDATEKEIREDELYRMIESDFKPFDYTVAAYKRITEGAGSTEEGSQATDNAPQAITTDEATPVPAANGGYQSSPLNPSTSNESRTGRPVRPAPPPPLQNNFQTRHVPIVAGQRMTSPTGGVQVTLDGSGSWSELARQDATLPTDANNIGDGKSEGSGGMFGFLKSKKGRTNSPKPKERGVLGKEGARVVIG, encoded by the exons ATGGGCAACGGCCAAGGAAAGCCCGTCGACCTCAACGGCGAAG TTAATCTTAATCACTTTCGTTTGTTGCGAGTCGTCGGTCGAGGTGCCTTCGGAAAGGTACGAATTGTCGAGCGAAAGGATACAAACCTCTCCTTCGCTCTTAAATATATCCGAAAAGATGAAG TTGTACGATCTGAGAGTGTGCGTAACATCATCCGAGAACGTCGAATGCTGGAATATGTCAACCATCCTTTCATCTGTAACTTGAGATACAGTTTCCAGGACATTGAATACAT GTACCTTGTGGTTGATTTGATGACTGGTGGAGACTTGCGGTTCCACATTTCGAGAAAGACCTTCACCGAAGAGGCTGTTAGATTTTGGATTGCCGAGCTTGGATGCGCCTTGCGATATGTACACAGCCAGAACATTATACACCGCGATATCAAGCCTGACAATGTGCTACTCGACGCCGATGGCCACGTCCATTTGACAGATTTT AACGTTGCTTCTGATGTCATTCCTGGCAGGACGCTTACAAGCAAATCTGGTACACTGGCTTACCTTGCACCTGAAGTATACGCTGGTAAAGGATATGACGTTCGAGCAGATTGGTGGTCTTTAGGTGTCTTATTTTACGAATGCATCTATAACAAG CGACCATTCGAAGGCGGCTCAGAGGGATCCCTTAGTCAACAGATCCAGGCTGCTTCGCCCAAATACCCCGTAACACAGCCACCTGTTTCCCTCTCTTGCCTCTACGCGATTGGCTCCGCCCTCGATCCGAACCGTGACACTCGAATGGGATCGACGTGGGAAAGTTTCATTTACAACGAGTTCTTCAAGTGCCTCGATTTCGAGCTTCTTGAACTAAAGCGGATTGAGCCGATATTCGTTCCTTCGTCAGAAAAGACCAACTTTGATGCTACCTACGATCTTGAAGAGCTACTGTTAGAAGAGGCTCCACTTGAGGCTCGCGCAAGACGACAGAAACCACGAGAACGCCTAAAGGATGATGCAACTGAGAAGGAGATCCGAGAAGATGAACTGTACCGCATGATCGAGTCGGATTTCAAGCCTTTCGACTACACAGTAGCCGCCTATAAAAG AATTACCGAGGGCGCTGGTTCTACCGAGGAAGGTTCTCAAGCTACAGACAATGCTCCCCAGGCAATCACAACCGACGAAGCGACACCTGTGCCCGCAGCTAACGGAGGCTACCAGTCATCACCTCTTAACCCAAGTACCAGCAACGAAAGTCGCACAGGACGTCCAGTACGTCCCGCTCCACCACCTCCACTACAGAACAATTTCCAAACTCGCCATGTTCCGATTGTTGCTGGTCAGCGAATGACGAGTCCTACTGGAGGTGTGCAGGTGACTCTGGATGGTAGTGGTAGCTGGTCTGAGCTGGCTCGTCAGGATGCAACCTTGCCCACGGACGCTAATAATATTGGCGACGGCAAGAGCGAAGGCTCTGGTGGCATGTTTGGATTCctgaagagcaagaagggcCGCACAAATAGCCCCAAGCCAAAGGAGAGAGGTGTGCTAGGCAAGGAAGGCGCAAGAGTTGTCATCGGTTAG
- a CDS encoding hypothetical protein (TransMembrane:1 (o36-59i)) has protein sequence MEAGLKLSNSLVEDEDNSSSNDNSNKNTNSGTEKGAIVGGTIAAGIILGVTVFICVLIYKQYRFRRQPADGQLNGTKSSPSKSLRPGTTPGSSAYRSWHHTFNHRLSIPDSVSIYSQRSYGSSPFAAQVGMVPTRSIPPPTIPQKAAQMLGVEGVHALGSTTPSEISPLPSPRLPNSPLAKHFIAWNPLAQNPPQQHPSPHAPSTQGSFPPTPGSVARNNSDSSSDCRTRGRTSSNCTMSTLGRELLHDVMKPLPPTKFNPPSEMTVLPRPPSPISKTTKPPPVSMNNMKGQKRASSRRYFVPLFKKNGQLPSPTSPDVTLATGSDIQEEGDVNAKAEAETVLRDSSRAGLFSLDENKI, from the exons ATGGAAGCAGGCCTAA AACTCTCTAATTCTCTGgtcgaagatgaagataacTCCTCGAGCAACGACAACTCAAACAAAAACACGAACTCTGGGACTGAGAAGGGCGCTATAGTTGGAGGGACCATTGCTGCCGGAATCATCCTTGGGGTGACAGTGTTCATATGTGTTCTCATCTATAAACAATACCGTTTCCGACGACAGCCTGCCGATGGCCAACTTAACGGCACAAAATCCTCACCAAGTAAGAGCTTAAGGCCCGGAACAACCCCTGGCAGCTCGGCGTATCGTTCTTGGCACCACACATTCAACCACCGGTTATCAATCCCAGATTCAGTATCCATCTACTCACAGCGATCGTATGGGAGCTCTCCTTTTGCTGCCCAGGTTGGGATGGTCCCGACTCGATCGATCCCGCCACCTACAATACCACAGAAAGCTGCTCAGATGCTGGGAGTTGAAGGGGTTCATGCTTTGGGATCAACGACTCCCTCGGAAATATCGCCTCTGCCATCACCACGTTTGCCGAATTCGCCTTTGGCCAAGCACTTCATCGCGTGGAATCCTTTGGCTCAGAACCCTCCACAGCAACATCCTTCACCCCATGCTCCATCGACACAAGGCTCTTTTCCACCCACTCCAGGGTCGGTTGCCAGAAACAATTCCGATTCGTCATCAGACTGCCGAACTCGAGGCCGAACTTCATCCAACTGCACAATGAGCACCCTCGGCAGAGAACTACTTCATGATGTGATGAAGCCCTTACCTCCAACCAAGTTCAACCCGCCTTCTGAAATGACGGTTTTGCCTCGTCCCCCATCACCCATCTCCAAAACCACGAAGCCTCCGCCTGTATCAATGAACAACATGAAGGGCCAGAAGCGGGCATCGAGCAGGCGGTACTTTGTTCCCTTGTTCAAGAAGAATGGACAACTGCCGAGTCCAACATCACCAGACGTAACCCTCGCTACTGGGTCAGACATACAGGAGGAAGGTGACGTTAATGCGAAGGCGGAGGCAGAGACGGTTTTGAGGGATTCATCAAGGGCGGGCCTGTTCTCACTCGACGAGAATAAAATATGA
- a CDS encoding hypothetical protein (BUSCO:9665at5125), which produces MASFMSSFFPGGKATNASSETSTSRPATPSTKLDNFLNPVSTPQGSPSKKTNPPGAHELPSAFDNALNLNTPTIEPPLRLGRPQSVVTPLAPGKTKTQPLDESSPNVDESVVHKTRPGSPNKKQGQENTPPTSRLAAIESPHQHSHAAVTRQQLYEQRDRPTTPATKRFNTHRGLTVEEREILQKPNVKRLVNVTQLYFLDYYFDLLTYVGARQNRLQAFKNEYPPPPETDEQTHNQMWTKYAGRERANLRKRRVRLRHGDFQILTQVGQGGYGQVFLAQKKDTREVCALKVMSKKLLFKLDEVRHVLTERDILTTAQSEWLVRLLYSFQDEKSIYLAMEYVPGGDFRTLLNNTGVLSNRHARFYIAEMFCSVDALHQLGYIHRDLKPENFLVDSTGHIKLTDFGLAAGVLAPSKIESMRVKLEKASESSVPFGKPMDQRTVAERRESYRTMRENDVNYAKSIVGSPDYMAPEVLRGEEYDFTVDYWSLGCMLFEALTGFPPFAGATPDETWRNLKHWKEVLKRPVWEDPNYFLSNRTWNFICTCINSRSRRFSNITDIFAHQYFAEVEWDVLRQTRAPFVPELDSETDAGYFDDFTNEADMAKYKEVHDKQQALETMAEREDQMSKSLFVGFTFRHRKPATEDGGSPRKRIPTDESFGTMF; this is translated from the exons ATGGCTAGTTTCATGTCAAGCTTCTTTCCTGGCGGAAAAGCAACCAATGCTTCTAGCGAAACCAGTACCTCGCGCCCTGCTACACCGTCTACCAAGTTGGACAACTTCCTCAACCCCGTGAGCACGCCTCAAGGTAGTCCGAGCAAGAAGACCAATCCTCCTGGCGCGCACGAACTTCCTTCGGCCTTCGACAATGCCCTGAATCTCAACACTCCCACAATTGAGCCGCCTCTCAGACTGGGCCGCCCTCAGAGTGTCGTGACCCCGCTGGCGCCcggcaagaccaagacccaaCCTCTCGACGAGTCTAGCCCGAATGTTGATGAAAGTGTCGTCCACAAGACACGACCGGGTAGCCCTAACAAGAAGCAAGGGCAGGAAAACACGCCCCCAACCTCTCGATTGGCCGCCATCGAATCTCCCCATCAGCATAGCCATGCTGCTGTTACTCGCCAACAGCTCTATGAGCAGAGAGACCGACCTACTACACCTGCGACTAAACGATTCAACACGCATCGAGGTTTGACAGTAGAGGAGCGCGAAATCCTCCAAAAGCCCAACGTCAAGCGACTGGTGAATGTTACGCAACTTT ATTTTCTAGACTATTATTTCGACCTTCTCACATACGTTGGTGCTCGCCAAAACCGGCTACAGGCTTTCAAGAATGAATATCCCCCGCCCCCAGAGACCGATGAACAGACGCACAACCAAATGTGGACCAAGTATGCTGGGCGAGAGCGCGCCAACCTCCGTAAGCGTCGGGTGCGACTTCGACATGGGGACTTCCAGATCCTGACCCAAGTTGGCCAGGGCGGCTATGGCCAAGTTTTCCTAGCCCAAAAGAAAGATACCCGTGAGGTTTGTGCTCTCAAAGTCATGAGCAAGAAGCTGCTTTTCAAGCTGGATGAAGTTCGTCACGTTTTGACCGAGAGAGATATCCTCACAACCGCCCAGAGCGAGTGGCTCGTTAGGCTCCTCTACTCTTTCCAGGACGAGAAGAGTATCTATCTCGCTATGGAGTACGTGCCTGGTGGTGACTTCCGCACCCTGCTTAACAATACGGGTGTGTTATCAAATCGCCATGCCCGCTTCTACATCGCCGAGATGTTTTGCTCTGTAGACGCCCTGCACCAGCTGGGTTACATTCACCGGGATCTCAAGCCTGAAAATTTCCTGGTTGATTCGACAGGCCACATCAAGTTGACCGATTTCGGTCTTGCTGCTGGTGTCTTGGCCCCATCCAAAATTGAGTCAATGCGCGTCAAGCTGGAAAAGGCGTCTGAGAGTTCAGTCCCCTTCGGCAAGCCCATGGATCAGCGAACCGTGGCTGAACGTCGAGAGAGCTACCGGACGATGCGTGAAAACGATGTCAACTACGCCAAATCTATCGTAGGTTCGCCCGACTACATGGCTCCCGAGGTCCTTAGAGGGGAGGAATACGACTTTACAGTAGATTACTGGAGTTTAGGCTGTATGCTGTTTGAAGCCCTCACTGGTTTCCCTCCCTTTGCAGGTGCTACTCCCGATGAGACGTGGCGCAACCTGAAGCACTGGAAGGAAGTCCTGAAGAGGCCTGTATGGGAGGATCCCAACTATTTCCTGAGCAACCGAACCTGGAACTTCATCTGCAC GTGCATCAACTCCCGCTCAAGACGGTTCTCGAATATTACTGATATCTTTGCCCATCAATATTTTGCTGAAGTTGAGTGGGATGTTTTGCGACAGACTCGTGCACCTTTTGTCCCTGAGCTGGACTCGGAGACCGATGCGGGCTACTTTGACGACTTTACCAACGAAGCTGACATGGCAAAGTACAAAGAAGTCCACGACAAGCAACAAGCCCTCGAGACTATGGCTGAACGTGAGGATCAAATGAGCAAGAGCCTCTTTGTCGGCTTCACATTTAGGCATCGTAAACCTGCCACAGAAGACGGTGGGAGCCCTCGGAAACGCATTCCGACCGACGAGTCATTTGGGACGATGTTCTAG
- a CDS encoding hypothetical protein (BUSCO:47058at5125): MKFSHAVAGFAVTAHAFTPKFNIFGENDNADTNAPHKIPTAHESVVMARRILALTKIATLSTVFPSGHPNSDLSIDENRPTGLEGVPIGMMDYVADCEDEGNPTILEIKIATTFRNVRAGSNLTLSMNWVPPYPPAKRISLLSRLSAYIPFLPGYDYNSRVEESSTPDTVPYSAANLPRFALFGYLEPIETTPVSAVKLAACFTRKHQDAKYWLPGNVIHESSWARLVVTKIYWVGGFGDRARIGWLPVDEWKRITRDEWESIKLPGEEKGWSEWSASSAGEL, encoded by the coding sequence ATGAAGTTCTCCCACGCAGTCGCCGGCTTCGCTGTCACGGCGCATGCTTTTACTCCCAAGTTCAACATCTTTGGCGAAAACGATAATGCCGACACCAACGCTCCTCATAAGATCCCTACGGCCCATGAGTCCGTTGTTATGGCGCGTCGCATCCTTGCTCTCACCAAGATCGCCACTCTCTCGACTGTTTTCCCTTCTGGTCACCCCAACAGTGATCTTTCTATCGATGAAAACCGCCCGACCGGACTCGAGGGCGTGCCTATTGGCATGATGGATTATGTGGCAGATTGTGAGGATGAAGGCAACCCTACCATTCTCGAAATTAAGATCGCAACAACGTTCAGGAACGTCCGCGCTGGATCGAACCTTACCCTCTCCATGAACTGGGTCCCGCCCTATCCGCCCGCCAAGCGCATCTCCCTTCTGTCTCGTCTCTCGGCATATATTCCCTTTCTCCCTGGCTACGACTACAACAGTCGTGTCGAGGAGTCTTCCACCCCGGACACCGTTCCTTACTCAGCGGCCAATCTGCCCCGGTTCGCACTTTTTGGATACTTGGAACCCATTGAAACCACTCCCGTATCAGCTGTCAAGCTTGCAGCATGCTTTACGCGCAAGCATCAGGACGCTAAGTACTGGCTGCCAGGTAATGTCATCCATGAGAGCTCATGGGCGCGCTTGGTTGTGACCAAGATTTACTGGGTTGGCGGCTTTGGCGACCGAGCACGAATTGGCTGGCTGCCTGTTGACGAATGGAAGAGAATCACCAGAGATGAATGGGAAAGCATCAAGCTCCCCGGTGAGGAGAAAGGTTGGAGTGAGTGGTCAGCCAGCTCTGCTGGAGAGCTGTAA